In the Pongo abelii isolate AG06213 chromosome 18, NHGRI_mPonAbe1-v2.0_pri, whole genome shotgun sequence genome, CTCCTGTGGCCCAGGGGTGTCCTCCCAGCTCCTGTGTCTCCATCTGTTGCAGGCCTGCAGGGGTGCCCGTGGCTGCTCCATTCACGACCCTCCAGGAGCCCCGTCTGGCCTGGGGTCAGTCATCCTGCAACCATGGGGTGCCGCTAGGTCTGAGCAAAGAGGCCTAACCCTGCGGGCTGCGCGCTCTACAGCAGGACCCCCTCCTGCAGACGGCCTTACCAAAACCCGAGGCCTGGCCTAGCTCCAAGGCGCAGCCCCCAGGCCAGGCCCTCCCCGCCTCTGGAGTCATGACCCCTCTCCTCTGGGGCTCCACCGGCCTCTGGTCAGCAGGACCGGACCTGGTTGGGAGGGATGTGGCCAACAGGCCCAGGTCCCAGTGTTAGGAAGGACCAGGCCCGACCGCCCGATCAGGGGGCGAGGCGGAGCCACTAGGTGTGCCACTTTCCCTACTGCCACCCCGAGGTTCCAGCGGACATCAAAACCCCGGCTCCATCAAAGGCTCCAGGACTCCGATCGGGGCGGCGCGGGGGGCGATGCCAGGGTGAGGGCACGGCGAAGGGGCGACGCACAGCGTGGGGCGGGCAAGGAGCCTCCCTTCCGCGCCGAGGCCCCTCCAACCACCGAGGCGCTTGGACCGTGGGATAGTCCTCCGGCGGCGCCCGGTctccggccccgcccccgcccccgctccGCCCCGCGCCTGCTATTGGCGGAAAGTTCCGGGCTGCGCCGCGATTGGCCGAGACGCCGCAGGCCCCGCCCCCTTCCCGACCCGCTCCAAGGCGGCCCCGGCGCTGGGGCTGCGCGGCAGGCGGAGCGGCCGCGGGCTTGGGGGCTTCGCCGGGGCCGGGCGGCCGGCGCCCCCGGCTGCTCCCGCCGCCGCCCGGACCCGCGCCCCGCCGGGGCAGCGGCGGTGAGAGCCCCGACTCCCCGGACGCCGCCCGCCGCGCCATGGGGTTCCCGGCCGCGGCGCTGCTCTGCGCGCTGTGCTGCGGCCTCCTGGCCCCGGCCGCCCGCGCCGGCTACTCCGAGGAGCGCTGCAGCTGGCGGGGCAGGTACGGCCCGGGAGGGGGGCTGTCCCCGCACTTGGGACGGGGTGCGCTGCGGCCAGGACCCCCCCAGGCGCCCCTCGGGGCGCGCAGAGCGCTGGGCCGGTTTCCCCATCCGCGAGGCGGCCCCGGGAGGGAGCGAGGGCTGCGCCGGGCGGGGAGCCGCCCCCGTCTCAGCGCCCCGTCCCGTCCTGTCCCCAGTGGCCTCACCCAGGAGCCCGGCAGCGTGGGGCAGCTGGCCCTGGCCTGTGCGGAGGGCGCGATTGAGTGGCTCTACCCGGCTGGGGCGCTGCGCCTGACCCTGGGCGGCCCCGATCCCAGAGCGCGGCCCGGCATCGCCTGTCTGCGGCCGGTGCGGCCCTTCGCAGGCGCCCAGGTCTTCGCGGAGCGCGCAGGGGGCGCCCTGGAGCTGCTGCTGGCTGAGGGCCCGGGCCCGGCAGGGGGCCGCTGCGTGCGCTGGGGTCCCCGCGAGCGCCGGGCCCTCTTCCTGCAGGCCACGCCGCACCGGGACATCAGCCGCCGCGTGGCCGCCTTCCGCTTTGAGCTGCGCGAGGACGGGCGCCCCGAGCTGCCCCCGCAGGCCCACGGTCTCGGCGTAGACGGTGAGTGGCGGTCTGGGTGGGACAGGGTGGGAGTCCCGAAGTCTTACCCTGCCTGGGTTTGGCGGGAATGTGCCTTGTCGGCCCCACTGCAGAGGGAAAAAGTGAGCTACGAGGGTTGGATGGGCTTGTCAGGCCACACGGCCTGGGACTGCTGGGGAGGGATGGCCTTCCCGCTCTCCCTTCCCGATTCATCTCTGGAAAGAGCTGGCAGGGGCAGAGTGGAGGGAAGGGGAGGCCGGGCAGGGCAATCCTGGGCCTCTGGTCCCTGAACGGTTGGGGGAGGAGATGGTGGGGGCAGAATCAAAGCCTCCGGCCAAAGCTGTCCGGGGCTCCCTGGCCCAGCGGtgacctctctcccctcccccagcccaacCAACAAAAGTCCAGTGTGCAGCCCGGTCACCATGGAGACGCCGCCCGCCTCCCTGCAGGGCACCAGGCCCAGCTCTTGGCTCTCCTGAAGCTTGGCGCCTGACCCTGAAAGGGATGGGCTCTCACTATTCTGCCCCCTGGCCCTGGGCCAGGGACCCCAGACCACCCTTCCTCTGCCCCCACTTCCTATCACCCTAGCTGGGCTGCTGCTCTTCAGACCTCAGATCCGGGAAACTAGAGGGGTCCCAGATGCTGGGGTGCATATGTCAGATGGGAGTGCAGGAGGGCTGCCCAGGACAGCTGATCGCCAGGCATGGTCCCCAGGCCCACGTCTGTGTGCATTCCTGCCTTGGAGGTGCGTGCCTGCAAGTGTGTTTCCTGAGTACAGGTGTCGCCGAGGGCGTGCACACCTGCTGTGTGGCTCCCTGGGACCCCCAGGTGCCATCAGGCCCTGAGCGTGGGCTCTGCTCATTTGCCTGCTGCCTCCTGCCGCCTGTGCGGACAAGGGACGGGGCCTGGGGTGCTGCCGGGAGAGGGCAGGGCCTGTCCTCACCACCCCCTCTTGCATGCCAGGTGCCTGCAGGCCCTGCAGCGATGCTGAGCTGCTCCTGGCCGCATGCACCAGCGACTTCGGTGAGTGTCCCCGCCATGGGGGGAGCCTGGAGCCTGCCTTTCCCTGAATGCCCACCCCACCACATGCCTCCCCACAGTAATTCATGGGATCATCCATGGGGTTGCCCATGACGTGGAGCTGCAGGAGTCTGTCATCACCGTGGTGGCCGCCCGTGTCCTCCGCCAGACACCGCCGCTGTTCCGGGCGGGGCGATCCGGGGACCAGGGGCTGACCTCCATTCGTACCCCGCTGCGCTGTGGCGTCCGCCCGGGCCCAGGCACCTTCCTCTTCATGGGCTGGAGCCGCTTCGGGGAGGCCTGGCTGGGCTGTGCCCCACGATTCCAGGAGTTCCGCCGTGCCTACGAGGCTGCCCGTGctgcccacctccacccctgTGAGGTGGCGCTGCACTGAGGGGCCGGGTGCTGGGGAGGGGCTGGTaggagggagggtggggggcTCACTGCTTTGGAGGTGATGGGGACTATCAATAAGAACTTTGTTCACACAAGCTGCTGTGGACCTGGTCTCCTGTGTCCAGCCCAGCCTTGGGCCTGCCTTGCAGCTGTGAGGATGGCTCCAATTCCTGCCTTCCGgcgggagactgaggctcaggggaCTGGTATCTTGTTTAAGACCATTTGGCAACTGAGAGGGAGAGCAGATGTCAGGAGGAGCTACACCCACATTCCAGGGAGGGGCCGCTGCTGGGTTGGGGGCACGTGGGGACCTGCACTCATGCAAGCTTCTGCTCTGCTGCGCCCACCAGCCCCGTCCTCGCCCGCACCCTTGCCTGCTTCCCTGGCTGGCTCCCACTTGCCTCCCGTGCCAGGTGCTTCTGGGGCTCAGCAGGAGAGGAAAGGGGCAGAGGGGCATAAGGTCCCTCGGGTACGATGGGGGCAGGCGGGCGCACAGCGCTCCGGCTCTGAGCCAGGCCTGTGAGGGAAGGGGCTGCAGGCTGGCAGGGTGCCGGCTTCCCCCTAGGCCGCTGTGAGCCCGCAGAGTCATCCTTGGCCCCGTCCCGCCCTTGGGGAAGAATGGGCCCCTCTGTCCTCAGGCCCCTTCGACGTGCTGAGCATCCAGACGTGGCGAGGAGCCTGAAGGGTGTGGGATCCCCTCTGCAGGGTCCTGCTTGTTGCCTGTTTCCGGTGGGCGGGGTGCACAATGGGGTCTCTAAGGACCGTTTCCCGCCACTGGCCCCATTGTCACTGTCTCCGCCTTCCTCCTCGGCCTTTCAGCCGCATAAAGGGCCAGTGAGGTTTGGGACAGCCACAGCTCAAGGCCCCGAGGCTAAAAGCCCCTGGGTGGGGGTGTTCCAGGACCCCGGCCCTGTGCGAGCTGCCTCCTCTCACCCCAACCCCTCGGATCCTGGGAAAGAGATAGCCATGGCTCAAGGGCCAGGGACCCCTGGGCTAAGCCCCAGAAATGGCTTTCCATTCTCACCTGGgccggggtgggggtggaggccaGAGGCCCTGCCCAGGCGGACGAAGCCCCCAGCTTtcaagggggaaactgaggctgtgtGAGGGACACGGCTGTGCAGGGCCCACAAACACGGTCCTTTCTCCAGGTTAGCGGATGCAGATGCCTGATGAGTGCCATGCCCTCTGTGGACACCTGGAGGGTCACCTCCAGTGCTGCCCTGAGACTTCCACAGGGCAGGTTGTCTGAAAGGTGCACGTGCAAGGGACTTACCCTTTCACACAGATCACCTGCCTGCCGCAGGACTGTTGAGGATGGGTGAGGAGTGCAGCCGCTGGGTGTCATGCACTGTGGGGGTTCTTCCACTTTCTGATCCTCCTCAGGTTCCTTGCTGCTTTTCTCCTCTCCCCAGACTCCCAACTGTGGCATGCTGAGGGCTCAGGCACAGGACCGCTTGCTCCTCTGGGGCAGCCTCCAATAACCCTTGGATAACCTCCACTTTTTCATCTTCAGCCCTGACCACTCCCTGGGGCCCACAGCCTTACATCCATCTGCCCCCAGCCCAAACACTTCCGCAAAGACTGGAGAAGGAGGTAGCCCATGTGCCCTCCTGCACCGCCTCCTCCACTCCTGTCTTGGAGAGGCTTTCCCATGGGCCGAGCAACCCCCTCACCTTTGGCACCTGCCCTGATTCTCCGGCCAGCTTCCTACAACCTCTCCTCTTCAGCCACACCCAAGTCCACCTGTTCACAAACACCCTGGGCTGGGCCCTGGCCGAACCCTGGCTTCTATCCACCTGTCTCAGGAAGTGCCTGAGCCTTGCACCTACAGACCCTCCCAGAGAAAGCCCTGGCTTTGCAACCAGCTGTCTTCTCATGAGACACAGGGCAGACGCAGGGCCACAGGAGCGCCACGTTGCCCGAATGGGTCTTGGAGCATTAGACCAGGGGCTTCACGCCTGCCCTGGGGACAGGTGGCCAAAGTGGCATGGGAGATAGGGAGACGGTGTGGGTGAGCACGTGGACAGGAGCTACAGGAGCCTGGGGCCTGTGGATCACAGACACCTCCAGGCAAGTGCCAGTTCACACAGGTACAGGTGGCTGCAGAGTGCCCAAAGGCCAACAAGCAAAGTGCCTGGTGTGGACGCGAGAGGAGTccggaggccgggcgcggtggctcacgcctgtaatcccagcactttgggaggccgaggcgggcggatcatgaggtcaggagatggagaccatcctggccaacatggtgaaaccgtctctaataaaacacaaaaaattagccggacgtggtggcatgcatctgtaatcccagctactcagaaggctgaagcagaggaatcacttgaacttgggaggcagaggttgcagtgagccaagattgtgccactgcactccaacctgggcgacagagtgagactcagtctcaaaaaaacaaaaaaaaagaagagtgggGTGTGCACGATAGAGTCCAATTAGGTGCATTCATCCAGTAAGCCTCCTAGGTAACTGCTCTAGGTGCAGTGAATAATACAGACAGCAGGACAGGAATGGGCGCTGTCAGCTCCCCCTCGAGCTCAGTATACACCCTTCCTTTCCTGGGAGGGCCGTTCCAGGCCCCCAGGAGACAAGACACGCTgagctgggtggggctggggccaacATGTGGGAAGGCCTGTGAGACACTCTGTACTTGGGAGCTGGGGGCTGTGGTCTGGTGAATACCCCTGTCTGGAACCAGCCACTGTCCCTGTAGGGGCTCCAGACCCCAGCCATGGATGGCTAAGGAGGAGCTAGGCCAAGGCACGCACAGGCAACCCCCGACATTCATGGGTGTCCAGCCCCACCCTGGGTGTGGAGGTCGTGGCCCAGCTGCCTGACCCAGACCTCGGCTCTTCCCCTTGCGCCTCCCACCCCCAGCTTCACAAGGTCACCTCCAGGAACTCAGTCtttttgtgtgttgttttctGGAGAAGGAAGGTCATCTCCCCACTCTCGGGGCTGTCTGCCTTCTCTACAGCTGGGCAGGCGCCAGAGGCCCCCCGCCTGTGACATCCGGCTTTCCTCCCACCACACTCGCCTGAGAGCCAGCATCTGTCTTCTTGGGCCTGCTCAAGCTCTCCTCCGTGTCAGCCCCTCCTCCATGCCCTTCTCCCTCAgaccccagccccccatccctTCACCGCCCACTGGGGCTCATCGCTCAGGCTGTAGGAGGGAACTGGAAGGATGCCCTCCCGGGGTCTGGCTGGCGCTGGGTGTCCGAGTCAGCGGAGCGCCTCCACCAGTCTCCCCGAGGCAGAGTCATGGGGGTGCTGGCGGCTGGACGCTGTCTCATCCCGGGGAGCCGCTTTCCCACCGGCTCCCTGGGCTCCAGCCGCCCCACGCGAGCCCCCGGCTGGTTCTGGGGCCAGGACCGCCCCTCTCCAAGGCAGGCTTCCCTTCCTTCCACGACAAAGACGCGCAGCCCCGTTTCCCTGGGGCTCTAGCCCGTGTGATCGCCGGGTGTATCCCGACTCCCGCCGGGACGTGCGCTCCTCCAGGGCAGGGCCCGCCTGTCCCCTTCCGCGGGTCGCCAGCAGCCAGCACAGGCCGCAAACAGCGGTCCGCAGAGCGGACCAACGGAGCCGACCCTCGCAGGCTTGGAGCCGGACGCGGCGGGGCAGAGCCCGCGAGGCTGCAGCTCGCCGGAACCCGCGGGAGGGCAGCCGGGCTGGGCGGAGCGCACAGCGCAACGGACCGACCGCGCGGGCTCTGCCGGCCACTTCCGGTGTCGCGCGGCGGCTCCCGGCAGGAGGGAGAGGGcacacccccagccccaggccaggcTGCGAGGGCCGCGGACCCAAGCCGGGAAGCACCTTGGGCGGACGAGCCGCGCGTCCCGCAGCCATGGAGCAGGACGACCCGGCCGAGGCGCTGACGGAGCTGCGCGAGCGGCGGCTGGGCGCGCTGGAGCTGCTGCAAGCGGCGGCCGGCTCGGGCTTGGCAGCCTACGCGGTGTGGGCGCTGCTACTCCAGCCCGGCTTCCGGCGCGTGCCGCTGCGGCTGCAGgtgcggggcggggccgggccgggTAGGGGAGCTCGGCTGCCGCGCAGGGTCTCAAGGTCTGGGCGGGGCCGGGGTGAGCTCCGCCCCCCGTCGGGTCGTTGGGGCCGGGCTGCGGGCGGGGGGGAGCGGCCAGTGGACTCTCGCCGCCTCCCCGTCCAGGTGCCCTACGTCGGCGCGAGCGCGCGGCAGGTGGAGCACGTGTTGTCGCTGCTGCGAGGCCGCCCCGGAAAAACGGTGGATCTGGGCTCTGGCGACGGCAGGATCGTAAGTGCCCGCGTCTGGGTCTTCGCCGCCCCACACCGCCCACCTGCCGGCGGGCGCCCCTGCCCCCATCCTGGTTCCCACATTCTCGGTGCCCACAGGTGCTGGCGGCCCACAGGTGCGGCCTCCGCCCGGCCGTGGGCTACGAATTGAACCCCTGGCTGGTGGCGCTGGCGCGGCTGCACGCCTGGAGGGCCGGCTGTGCCGGCAGCGTCTGCTATCGCCGCAAAGATCTCTGGAAGGTAACCTGGGGCTCTCTGGCCACCCGCTGACAACCCAAGGTGCGGCTGACACCTGCGAGGGCTGGGGGCCGGGACTCGGAAGCTGCGATGACCCGGTGCCCACCAGGCCTCTCCCCTGCTGGGGCGACTTCTCTTCCGGCAGGTGAGCCTGAGGGACTGCCGCAACGTGTCTGTGTTCCTGGCCCCTAGCGTGGTAGGTCCGGGGTTGCCAGCCCCGCTGGGAAGCCCCAGCCGCACCCTAGGGTGTTTGCTGCTTTGAGGCCTTGGCCTGCCCGGTGGGTGCTAGGCTTGGGGCTGGGGGGGGTGAGCGCGGCTGTTTTCTACCGGCCCCGCCCCTGCCGCCTGTACTCTGCTGTTCTCTCCCTCAGCTCCCGCTGCTGGAGGACAAGCTGCGGGCAGAGCTGCCTGCCGGGGCCCGCGTGGTGTCTGGGCGCTTCCCGCTGCCCACCTGGCAGCCTGTGGCCGTGGTTGGCGAGGGCCTGGACCGAGTATGGGCCTACGATGTTCCTGAGGGTGGGCAGGCTGGGGAGGCCATCTCCTCGTGGATACCCATCCAGGCTGCCCTCGGACCTAGTTCTGCCTCCGTCCCGGGGGGCCTTGTTTCTCAGGCCAGCTGAGTGTTCAGACACGATAAAGACTCTGTGGGTTGTATCCTGACTCATGTTTCATGGGGGGCTGGGTGGGAGGGCTCCGTGCTGGCTGTGACGGGCTCTGCTCTGCTCCTTGGGAGACGGCCTAGTGGCTGCCGGTCCTTGGATGCTGGGGCTTGGCTGGAGGCACAGCCCCCACTTTCCAGGGGTCCCCTGCACCTGCCAGCTTCCTCAGCCTCAGGATTTCGTGTTTGTACCTGCTCAGAGGGACCATGCTTAAGTCACCTGCCCAGCTGTGGACAGGTCTGCCTCTAGCACCCAAGGCAGCCATCATCCTCCATTCCGACCAGACCAGGGCCCTGGGATCACACCCAGCTCCCTCTGCCCACCTGCCCAGGTGCTGGTCCACGTACTCCTGTAGCTCAGAAAGTTGCTCTTCAGCCATCGTGGCCCGGACCAGCAGCTGTGCCCGCTCCCGTTCCAGCTCTGCCTGGCATGGGGGTGTAAGCCATGAGCTGGGGCATGGTGTGAGGaggggcctgggccagcccttgcCTCCTACCTGGGTGCTGCGGAAGAAGTCCTGGAGCTTCTGGTGGATCTGGGCCCAGGATGCAGCGTCCAGGCCCCTgtgaggggagaggaaaggaggagtgGTTTTGAGAGCTGGCGTGGTGACACAGGGACAGACCTGTGACCGTGCTAAGTCAGGTTCCCAGAGCCGGTAGGGGACACCTGGGAGTCAGTGAGGGAGGCATGGGCCCCCCCGTGCTCCCATGGCCCCCCGCCCAGGCCTTGGAGCCATCCGTGTATGGGGGCAGCCCGGGCCCAGGGAGTCTGCTGGCTGCTCGGAGAGGGCTAAACCACAAGGCCAGCCCAGTGACTCCAGTATCAACAGGGATGCCACCCCCACATGGGTGTGCCCTAAACCCTGGGAAATGGTCCTTGGGGAGCCCTGCCCGTTGTACAGCTGGGAACATGGAGACCCAGAGGCAAGGGCTGGCCAGGTCACCAGGCACCCTGCTCCCACCCCTCGAACCCTCCAGGTCTCAGCGGAAACCTCCCTCAGGTGTGCTCTCCCTGATCCTCTGTGTTCAAGGCTAGCTCCACCTGCAGCAGcccctcttctctttcctgtAATTATCAGTGTCCCCGGGACCCACGGAGGGACCCCAGGGTGGGGATGTGCCACTGAGTGCGTTGCTGTGACCAGACCCTGTCTGGCGGGGGCTTAGTGGAGCAACTGGGGGCCCCAGGGTGCAGGCGTTGTGCTCTTTGCCCATCCCCCACAGGCCTCCCCCACACGCATGAGAGCACTTACTGTGGCTCTGACGTTCCTCCCTGGGAGGCTC is a window encoding:
- the ANTKMT gene encoding adenine nucleotide translocase lysine N-methyltransferase isoform X1, yielding MPSRGLAGAGCPSQRSASTSLPEAESWGCWRLDAVSSRGAAFPPAPWAPAAPREPPAGSGARTAPLQGRLPFLPRQRRAAPFPWGSSPCDRRVYPDSRRDVRSSRAGPACPLPRVASSQHRPQTAVRRADQRSRPSQAWSRTRRGRAREAAARRNPREGSRAGRSAQRNGPTARALPATSGVARRLPAGGRGHTPSPRPGCEGRGPKPGSTLGGRAARPAAMEQDDPAEALTELRERRLGALELLQAAAGSGLAAYAVWALLLQPGFRRVPLRLQVPYVGASARQVEHVLSLLRGRPGKTVDLGSGDGRIVLAAHRCGLRPAVGYELNPWLVALARLHAWRAGCAGSVCYRRKDLWKVSLRDCRNVSVFLAPSVLPLLEDKLRAELPAGARVVSGRFPLPTWQPVAVVGEGLDRVWAYDVPEGGQAGEAISSWIPIQAALGPSSASVPGGLVSQAS
- the METRN gene encoding meteorin isoform X2, producing the protein MGFPAAALLCALCCGLLAPAARAGYSEERCSWRGSGLTQEPGSVGQLALACAEGAIEWLYPAGALRLTLGGPDPRARPGIACLRPVRPFAGAQVFAERAGGALELLLAEGPGPAGGRCVRWGPRERRALFLQATPHRDISRRVAAFRFELREDGRPELPPQAHGLGVDVIHGIIHGVAHDVELQESVITVVAARVLRQTPPLFRAGRSGDQGLTSIRTPLRCGVRPGPGTFLFMGWSRFGEAWLGCAPRFQEFRRAYEAARAAHLHPCEVALH
- the ANTKMT gene encoding adenine nucleotide translocase lysine N-methyltransferase isoform X2, whose amino-acid sequence is MPSRGLAGAGCPSQRSASTSLPEAESWGCWRLDAVSSRGAAFPPAPWAPAAPREPPAGSGARTAPLQGRLPFLPRQRRAAPFPWGSSPCDRRVYPDSRRDVRSSRAGPACPLPRVASSQHRPQTAVRRADQRSRPSQAWSRTRRGRAREAAARRNPREGSRAGRSAQRNGPTARALPATSGVARRLPAGGRGHTPSPRPGCEGRGPKPGSTLGGRAARPAAMEQDDPAEALTELRERRLGALELLQAAAGSGLAAYAVWALLLQPGFRRVPLRLQVPYVGASARQVEHVLSLLRGRPGKTVDLGSGDGRIVLAAHRCGLRPAVGYELNPWLVALARLHAWRAGCAGSVCYRRKDLWKLPLLEDKLRAELPAGARVVSGRFPLPTWQPVAVVGEGLDRVWAYDVPEGGQAGEAISSWIPIQAALGPSSASVPGGLVSQAS
- the ANTKMT gene encoding adenine nucleotide translocase lysine N-methyltransferase isoform X3, producing MPSRGLAGAGCPSQRSASTSLPEAESWGCWRLDAVSSRGAAFPPAPWAPAAPREPPAGSGARTAPLQGRLPFLPRQRRAAPFPWGSSPCDRRVYPDSRRDVRSSRAGPACPLPRVASSQHRPQTAVRRADQRSRPSQAWSRTRRGRAREAAARRNPREGSRAGRSAQRNGPTARALPATSGVARRLPAGGRGHTPSPRPGCEGRGPKPGSTLGGRAARPAAMEQDDPAEALTELRERRLGALELLQAAAGSGLAAYAVWALLLQPGFRRVPLRLQVPYVGASARQVEHVLSLLRGRPGKTVDLGSGDGRIVLAAHRCGLRPAVGYELNPWLVALARLHAWRAGCAGSVCYRRKDLWKVTWGSLATR
- the METRN gene encoding meteorin isoform X1, giving the protein MGFPAAALLCALCCGLLAPAARAGYSEERCSWRGSGLTQEPGSVGQLALACAEGAIEWLYPAGALRLTLGGPDPRARPGIACLRPVRPFAGAQVFAERAGGALELLLAEGPGPAGGRCVRWGPRERRALFLQATPHRDISRRVAAFRFELREDGRPELPPQAHGLGVDGACRPCSDAELLLAACTSDFVIHGIIHGVAHDVELQESVITVVAARVLRQTPPLFRAGRSGDQGLTSIRTPLRCGVRPGPGTFLFMGWSRFGEAWLGCAPRFQEFRRAYEAARAAHLHPCEVALH